Below is a window of Picosynechococcus sp. PCC 7002 DNA.
CCACCGAAGGCTCGATCAACTCTTGGTTCTGGCATGAAAAATTCCACCTCAACGACAACCCCAACTGTCACATCGAGCTGGGCTTCAACGCCGAACTGTCCCACATGATCTATGCCGGGGCTGATATGCTTGTCGTCCCCAGTAACTACGAACCCTGCGGCCTGACCCAACTCATCGCCCTGAAGTATGGTGTGGTGCCCATTGTCCGTGGTGTCGGTGGCCTCGTGAGTACCGTGTTTGACCGGGATCATGATGATAAACATCCCCCCGAAGAACGAAATGGTTATGTCTTTTACCAAACGGATAACCACGCCCTCGAATCCGCCATGGAACGGGCCATTGGTTTATACACCGTGTACCCAGAGGAGTTCCGGAAGCTGCAAATCCAGGGGATGAAATATGACTACTCTTGGCATAACCCCGGCAATGAATATATTGATCTCTATGAGTTTATCCGCGCCTAATGGGTTCTTATCCAACACACTTTGAGTACATTTTGAGATCAAACAGCTCAGTCATCCCTGGGAAATATGTGCCCAAAGCCTGAACCAAGGCCCCAACAATTCCCAGGGAAGTCGCTACCATGGTAGGCAAGTTTCTCCTTTGTCCGTGCCTATGGATGCCTTTAGTCCCTATCCACCTGAGTGGATCAAAAATGCGAGCCACGCCCTCAGTTTCCATTGTCCTAGCTGTGAAGCGCTCCCCCATGATGCGAAACGGGCTTGGTTAAATCGCTATGCCCCCGTGACCGATGCGCTGCACCGTCGCCGCTGGCAGGAGTTTTATGAATGTCAATGCGGCACCGTTTGGTGGGCCTGGAGTAGCGATCGCCCCCCGTCTCGCTACCAAACAAATGACCGGGGTGAAAATGACGAATTTCGGCGGGGCTTGTTTTAGAGAAATCGCGAAAGTCTTTTCCGGGGCGATCGCCGCTTGCCGAGGGATACCCCTTACCATGATAATGTTGGCTACCCATCACACTGGGGACGCAAACGCCAACGGAACACCATGCAGTTTTCAAAGATTCTCATCGCCAATCGCGGAGAAGTTGCCCTACGCATTATCCACACCTGTCAGGAGCTCGGCATTGCCACAGTTGCCGTCCACTCCACCGTAGATCGCCAAGCCCTCCACGTTCAGCTCGCCGATGAGAGCATTTGCATTGGCCCGCCCCAGAGCAGCAAAAGCTATCTCAACATTCCCAATATTATCGCTGCGGCCCTCAGCAGTAACGCCGACGCAATCCACCCAGGCTACGGTTTCCTCGCTGAAAATGCCAAGTTTGCAGAAATTTGTGCCGACCACCAAATCACCTTCATTGGCCCTTCCCCAGAAGCAATGATCGCCATGGGGGACAAATCCACCGCCAAAAAAACGATGCAGGCGGCAAAAGTCCCTACCGTACCCGGTAGTGCTGGGTTGGTGGCCTCCGAAGAACAAGCCCTAGAAATCGCCCAACAAATTGGCTACCCTGTGATGATCAAAGCCACGGCGGGTGGTGGTGGCCGGGGGATGCGCCTTGTGCCCAGCGCTGAGGAGTTACCCCGTTTGTACCGAGCGGCCCAGGGGGAAGCAGAAGCAGCCTTTGGGAATGGCGGCGTTTACATCGAAAAATTTATTGAACGGCCCCGTCACATCGAATTTCAGATCCTCGCGGATCAGTACGGCAATGTAATTCACCTCGGCGAACGGGATTGTTCGATCCAACGGCGGCACCAAAAACTCCTCGAAGAAGCTCCCAGCGCGATCCTCACCCCCAGACTGCGGGACAAAATGGGGAAAGCGGCAGTAAAAGCGGCGAAATCCATTGATTATGTCGGGGCGGGGACGGTGGAATTCCTCGTGGATAAGAATGGGGATTTCTACTTTATGGAAATGAATACCCGCATTCAGGTGGAACACCCGGTCACAGAGATGGTGACGGGACTAGATCTGATCGCCGAGCAAATTAAAGTTGCCCAAGGCGATCGCCTCAGTTTGAATCAAAATCAAGTGAACTTGAATGGTCATGCCATCGAGTGCCGGATTAATGCCGAAGATCCCGACCATGATTTCCGACCGACCCCAGGCAAAATCAGTGGCTATCTTCCCCCCGGTGGCCCTGGGGTACGGATGGATTCCCACGTTTACACCGACTATGAAATTTCTCCTTACTACGATTCTTTGATCGGTAAATTAATCGTTTGGGGACCAGACCGAGACACCGCCATTCGCCGCATGAAGCGGGCACTCCGAGAATGTGCCATTACTGGAGTATCGACCACCATTAGCTTCCACCAAAAGATTTTGAATCATCCGGCTTTTTTGGCGGCCGATGTCGATACAAACTTTATCCAGCAGCACATGTTGCCCTAGGGGCGATCGCAAATAGTCTCTAACCTTGAGGGCAACCCCCATAAGTGACGATTGGGGAAATGCCCTTACTTTTTCGCGATGACTTGCACCAAAGTCTGGTCTTGGTCTGCGTAGATCATGATTTGGGAAGCGCGCTCTTGCTTTTGAAAGCCAAACATCGATTGCCCGTTGACGTCCATGGTCATTTCTTGAGTCCAACCATTTTTCGCCATTTCTGCGGTGTATTTGTCCTTGACAGCGGCCACACTTTCATTAGTGACAAAGGTGACGGAGACCCCCTCCGGTAAATCCATCGCCATTCTAATTTCGGCATTTTTATCGAAATAAATGTCCTTGGGGAAGGTGTCGGGGAGTTTGACATTGTCGCCACTACTGACGGACAGATTCCCTTCGTTGGTTTTGATATCGACGGATTCTTTGGACATATCGATATCGACTTTTTCGCCGGAGCCAGCTTCAATCGCTTTTTCAAAAATTATTTCCTGAACCATACCGCAGCCACCGAGGCTGAGGGCACAGAGGAAGAAGGCAGGGAGAATCAACTTTTTCACGGCTTTTGTCCTTAAATTTTGTTTGTTAATCATTGGCTTGCGGTACTTGCCATGGCCCTTTGGGTTATGTGCTTTGGTTTTAGGGGCAATGGTCAAAATAAACCGCCAATAATAATTTATAGTGGGCACCCAGGCAGACTGATGCAGTTTCTAAAAATCCCAGGTCGTTGCCCCATTCTCGATGGGTTCGGTAAAAATCAAGGTCGCAGTTAAGTTAAATTAAGTCTTAACGCGATGAATTTTTTGGTGAATGCGATGTCTTGGTTAGCTGTGACAAGTCTAGGGCTCAATCTGCTGTTGGGCGCGATGACCCTATTTTTTATTTTCCGCATTGTGCTCACTTGGTATCCCCAGGCGGAATTAACGAAACTGCCCTTTAGCTTGGTGGTTTTGCCGACGGAACCGCTTTTGGCCCCGACGAGAAAACTGGTGCCGCCCCTAGGAGGCATTGATATTTCTCCGGTGATTTGGGTGGGAATCGTCACTCTCCTGCGGGAGGTACTCTTGGGTCAGCAGGGTCTATTGGTGATGTTGTTGCGCTAGAGACACTGGCAAATGGCAAGGATTAGGCAGTTGGAACCCCAGGCTTTTGATCCGCGTCTAGCGAGGTAATGCTGGAATCAAAAAAGGATATTCGATATGTGGCGACGGTGCTTATTGGCGTTAACGGGGGCTTGGGGGATGGGACTGGCGATCGCCCCGGTGATGGCCCAACCGTTACCAAAACAAGCCATTTTTGAAAATCTCCAGTTGCGCCCTAATTTTGCCCCCAATCCCCAGCTATTACGGGGAGTCAGTGGGGGAAGTGAACCCGCCGCAGAATTTTTGGGCATCGAGGATACCCCCACGGGGTCTTGTGTTGGCTTTATCGATAACCATGCCGACCATCGCCTCAGCCTCATGACATTTTTTAATGATTTAGAACTGAGCGTTGAAAGTGCCGGGGATACGGTGCTTGTGGTCAAAGGCCCCGGTGGTGTGTGGTGCAATGACGATGCGGTGGGTCAAAATCCGGCAATTCGCGGCGAATGGCAAAAAGGACTGTATCAAGTCTGGGTTGGCTCCCGGGGACAACGGCAATATTATCCTTATATTTTAGAAATTCACCATCGGAAGTAGTTGATCCCTAAGTTGGGAGATCAGGTAATGGGGGATAATGGAAACATTATCTTGATGTTGCACTAGAGAAAACATTGTGGCTATCGGAATTGGTTTACTTGGCTTAGGAACGGTTGGCACGGGCACTGCAGAAATTTTGCTGTCGCCCCAGGGCCGCCACCCGCTGTTGGGGGAAGTGGTTTTGAAACGGGCAGGGGTGCGCTCCCTAGACAAGCCCCGCAACATTGATTTACCAGCGGGTTGCCTAACCACTGATCTAGAGGCCATCGTCAAAGATCCAGAGATTCAGGTGGTGGTTGAGTTGTTGGGTGGCCTGGAGCCAGCGCGGACTCTCATCCTGGCGGCGATCGCCAATGGGAAACATGTGGTCACGGCCAACAAAGCAGTGATTGCCAAATATGGCGAAGAAATTTACACCGCAGCGAACCAAGCAGGGGTCTATGTGCTCCTTGAGGCGGCGGTGGGCGGTGGCATTCCGATCATTAAACCCCTCAAGCAATCTTTAGGAGTGAACCGCATTACCCGTGTCATTGGCATTATCAATGGCACCACCAACTATATCCTCACCCAGATGGCCCAGCACGGGGCAGACTTTGGGGAAGTATTAGCGGAAGCCCAAAAATTGGGTTATGCCGAAGCCGATCCCAGTGCCGATGTGGATGGGGGCGACGCGGCGGACAAAATTGCGATTCTCGCTTCCTTGGCCTTTGGGGGACGAATTCGGCGCGAAGATGTCTACTGCGAAGGGATTCGTTCCATTAGTGCGGCAGATATCAGTTTTGCGAAAAAGCTCGGTTTTGTGATCAAATTATTGGCGATCGCCGAACGACCAGACCTCGAAGAAGATGCCCTACAGTTGCGCGTTCACCCGACTTTGGTGCCAGAAGATCATCCCATCGCCAGCGTCAATGGTGTCTTTAATGCGATCCTCGTGGAAGGGGAACCCCTCGGCCAGGTAATGTTCTATGGCCCTGGGGCTGGGGCTGGGGCAACGGCCAGCGCCGTAGTTTCTGACATTGTTCATGTGGTGGGTCTGTTGCATTCTGACCAGGTGATCCAGAAACTCAACCCTCTCCTGGGCTGCACCCATGAGCATTACAGCAAAATTTTACCCATTGATACCCTAAAAACTCGTTTTTATGCGCGCTTCTTGTCGCGGGATTTGCCCGGTGTGATCGGCGATCTGGGGACTTGCTTTGGGCAGCACCAAGTGAGCTTGGAATCAGTCGTGCAGATTGGTCTTCAGGATGATTGCGCTGAGATCGTCGTCGTGACCCATGATGTCCATGAGGCGAATTTCCGGGAAGCCATGCGAGAAATCGAAGGCCTAGAGGCGATCAAGGAAGTGCCGAGTATTCTCCGCGTCCTTTAGTAATCATTCAACTGCAAAATTCTTGATCCTCCACATTTCTGGAGGATTTTTTGTTAATTTGTCTACAATTCTGACGATGTTTTCCAGAGTTGGGCTAAGTTAGTGAATAAATGCCTCTTTAGCGATACTTTTTGAGGATACCGAGAAATAATGCCTTTAAGTTGGAATGAAATCAAAAGTCGGGCGATCGCCTTCTCGAAGGAGTGGGAATTTGAGGAGTCAGAAAAATCAGAAGCACAATCGTTTTGGAATGATTTTTTTCAGGTATTTGGCATTTCTCGTAAGCGAATCGCAACATTTGAGAAGTCAGTTAACAAATTAGGGAATAAGAAAGGTTCTATTGACCTGTTATGGAAGGGAAATATCCTTGTTGAGCATAAATCACGAGGCAAAAGTTTAGATAAGGCGTTTGAACAGGCAAAAGATTATTTTCCGGGGTTAAAGGAGCATGAGCTACCTCGATATATTTTGGTGTCGGATTTCGCTCAATTCCGGCTTTATGACCTCGAAACGGATCAGACCCATGAATTTCTACTAAAAGATTTCGTCAATTATGTTCATCTGTTTGATTTTATTGCGGGATATGAGCAGCGAACCTATAAGGATGAAGATCCGGTTAATATTCACGCGGCGGAGTTGATGGGTAAGCTGCATGACCGTCTCAGGGAGATTGGTTATACGGGTCATGATCTAGAAGTTTACTTAGTGAGGTTGTTATTTTGCTTATTTGCAGATGACACAGGCATTTTTGAAAAGGGAATTTTTGAGGAATATCTCGATATTCATACCAAAGAAGATGGTAGTGATTTGGCGATGCACTTGGGGCATATTTTCCATGTGTTGAATACGCCACCGGAGAAGCGGTTAAAAAATCTGGATGAGAGTTTAGGACAGTTTCCCTATGTGAATGGCAAGTTA
It encodes the following:
- the accC gene encoding acetyl-CoA carboxylase biotin carboxylase subunit; its protein translation is MQFSKILIANRGEVALRIIHTCQELGIATVAVHSTVDRQALHVQLADESICIGPPQSSKSYLNIPNIIAAALSSNADAIHPGYGFLAENAKFAEICADHQITFIGPSPEAMIAMGDKSTAKKTMQAAKVPTVPGSAGLVASEEQALEIAQQIGYPVMIKATAGGGGRGMRLVPSAEELPRLYRAAQGEAEAAFGNGGVYIEKFIERPRHIEFQILADQYGNVIHLGERDCSIQRRHQKLLEEAPSAILTPRLRDKMGKAAVKAAKSIDYVGAGTVEFLVDKNGDFYFMEMNTRIQVEHPVTEMVTGLDLIAEQIKVAQGDRLSLNQNQVNLNGHAIECRINAEDPDHDFRPTPGKISGYLPPGGPGVRMDSHVYTDYEISPYYDSLIGKLIVWGPDRDTAIRRMKRALRECAITGVSTTISFHQKILNHPAFLAADVDTNFIQQHMLP
- a CDS encoding YggT family protein — translated: MNFLVNAMSWLAVTSLGLNLLLGAMTLFFIFRIVLTWYPQAELTKLPFSLVVLPTEPLLAPTRKLVPPLGGIDISPVIWVGIVTLLREVLLGQQGLLVMLLR
- a CDS encoding homoserine dehydrogenase, with the translated sequence MAIGIGLLGLGTVGTGTAEILLSPQGRHPLLGEVVLKRAGVRSLDKPRNIDLPAGCLTTDLEAIVKDPEIQVVVELLGGLEPARTLILAAIANGKHVVTANKAVIAKYGEEIYTAANQAGVYVLLEAAVGGGIPIIKPLKQSLGVNRITRVIGIINGTTNYILTQMAQHGADFGEVLAEAQKLGYAEADPSADVDGGDAADKIAILASLAFGGRIRREDVYCEGIRSISAADISFAKKLGFVIKLLAIAERPDLEEDALQLRVHPTLVPEDHPIASVNGVFNAILVEGEPLGQVMFYGPGAGAGATASAVVSDIVHVVGLLHSDQVIQKLNPLLGCTHEHYSKILPIDTLKTRFYARFLSRDLPGVIGDLGTCFGQHQVSLESVVQIGLQDDCAEIVVVTHDVHEANFREAMREIEGLEAIKEVPSILRVL